One segment of Pangasianodon hypophthalmus isolate fPanHyp1 chromosome 10, fPanHyp1.pri, whole genome shotgun sequence DNA contains the following:
- the syncripl gene encoding synaptotagmin binding, cytoplasmic RNA interacting protein, like isoform X8, whose translation MEQLAVVKTGLVSHSDLDDRAIEALKEFNEEGALQVLLQFKDSDLSHVQNKSAFLCGVMKTYRQREKQGTKVSDSNKGPDEAKIKALLERTGYTLDVTTGQRKYGGPPPESTHSGAQPTVGTEIFVGKIPRDLFEDELVPLFEKAGPIWDLRLMMDPLSGLNRGYAFVTFCTKEAAQEAVKLCNNSEIRPGKHIGVCISVANNRLFVGSIPKSKTKEQIVEEFAKVTEGLNDVILYHQPDDKKKNRGFCFLEYEDHKTAAQARRRLMSGKVKVWGNVVTVEWADPIEDPDPEVMAKVKVLFVRNLASTVSEELLEKTFSQFGKLERVKKLKDYAFIHFEDRDGADKALSEMNGKDLEGEQIEIVFAKPPDQKRKERKAQRQAAKTQMHFWASSRYDDYYYYGPPHMPPPTRGRGRGGRGGFSYPHDYYGYDDYYEYYGYDYHNYRGGYEDPYYGYEDYQVQGRGRGGRGARGSTLSRGRGATANRGRGGFSQRGGPGSSRGARGSRGGAQQRGRVAPCGRNGPKQGKGVEAGPDQ comes from the exons ATGGAGCAGCTGGCAGTGGTTAAGACAG GTCTGGTTTCTCACAGTGATCTTGATGATCGGGCAATTGAAGCTCTAAAGGAATTTAACGAAGAAGGTGCTCTGCAAGTCCTCCTCCAATTTAAAGACAGTGACCTCTCACATGTTCAG AACAAAAGTGCCTTTCTTTGTGGAGTTATGAAGACATACAGGCAAAGGGAGAAGCAGGGGACCAAAGTGTCAGATTCTAATAAAGGACCAGATGAGGCAAAAATCAAA GCTTTGCTTGAGAGGACTGGTTACACACTTGATGTGACAACAGGTCAGAGGAAATATGGTGGCCCTCCTCCTGAGTCAACCCACTCAGGTGCACAACCCACAGTTGGGACAGAG ATTTTTGTAGGAAAAATTCCAAGAGATCTCTTTGAGGATGAGCTGGTCCCCCTGTTTGAAAAAGCTGGACCCATATGGGACCTGCGTCTGATGATGGATCCCCTAAGTGGCCTGAACAGAGGCTATGCCTTTGTCACTTTTTGCACTAAAGAGGCTGCTCAGGAGGCTGTTAAACTG TGTAACAACAGCGAGATACGCCCTGGCAAACACATTGGTGTTTGTATCTCTGTGGCCAATAATAGACTGTTTGTTGGATCCATCCCCAAGAGCAAAACCAAGGAGCAGATAGTGGAGGAATTCGCTAAAGTTACAG aggGGCTGAACGATGTAATTTTATACCATCAGCCtgatgacaagaaaaaaaatagaggcttcTGCTTTTTGGAGTATGAGGATCACAAAACAGCAGCACAAGCACGGCGCAGGTTGATGAGTGGCAAGGTGAAGGTATGGGGAAATGTGGTGACTGTGGAATGGGCCGATCCCATTGAGGACCCTGACCCAGAGGTTATGGCAAAG GTTAAAGTACTGTTTGTAAGAAACCTCGCAAGCACTGTATCAGAAGAGCTCTTAGAAAAGACATTCAGCCAGTTTGGCAAGCTCGAGAGGGTGAAGAAGCTTAAGGATTATGCCTTTATTCACTTTGAGGACAGAGATGGTGCTGATAAG GCTTTATCTGAAATGAATGGGAAAGATTTGGAAGGTGAACAAATTGAAATTGTCTTTGCAAAACCACCCGATCAGAAGAGGAAAGAGCGGAAGGCTCAGAGACAAGCAGCTAAAACTCAAAT gcatttctgggCCTCCTCCAGgtatgatgattattattattatggccCACCACATATGCCACCTCCCACAAGAGGAAGAGGACGAGGAGGCAGGGGAGGCTTCTCTTATCCCCACGACTACTATGGCTATGATGACTATTATGAATACTATGGCTATGACTATCACAATTATCGAGGTGGCTATGAAGATCCGTACTATGGCTACGAAGACTATCAGGTTCAAGGTAGAGGACGAGGGGGTCGTGGAGCCCGTGGATCCACTCTGTCGCGGGGTCGAGGTGCAACTGCAAATCGAGGAAGAGGAGGTTTCTCCCAGCGTGGAGGCCCAGGATCCAGCAGAGGGGCACGTGGCTCCAGAGGAGGAGCTCAACAAAGAGGCCGCGTG GCACCCTGTGGAAGAAATGGACCAAAG caGGGAAAGGGGGTCGAGGCTGGTCCTGACCAGTGA
- the syncripl gene encoding synaptotagmin binding, cytoplasmic RNA interacting protein, like isoform X4 gives MATEHINGNGTEEPMETSAAVTHSEHFQTLLDAGLPRKVAVKLDEIYIAGLVSHSDLDDRAIEALKEFNEEGALQVLLQFKDSDLSHVQNKSAFLCGVMKTYRQREKQGTKVSDSNKGPDEAKIKALLERTGYTLDVTTGQRKYGGPPPESTHSGAQPTVGTEIFVGKIPRDLFEDELVPLFEKAGPIWDLRLMMDPLSGLNRGYAFVTFCTKEAAQEAVKLCNNSEIRPGKHIGVCISVANNRLFVGSIPKSKTKEQIVEEFAKVTEGLNDVILYHQPDDKKKNRGFCFLEYEDHKTAAQARRRLMSGKVKVWGNVVTVEWADPIEDPDPEVMAKVKVLFVRNLASTVSEELLEKTFSQFGKLERVKKLKDYAFIHFEDRDGADKALSEMNGKDLEGEQIEIVFAKPPDQKRKERKAQRQAAKTQMHFWASSRYDDYYYYGPPHMPPPTRGRGRGGRGGFSYPHDYYGYDDYYEYYGYDYHNYRGGYEDPYYGYEDYQVQGRGRGGRGARGSTLSRGRGATANRGRGGFSQRGGPGSSRGARGSRGGAQQRGRVQGKGVEAGPDQ, from the exons ATGGCCACAGAGCATATAAATGGAAACGGTACTGAAGAACCAATGGAGACTTCGGCTGCAGTTACCCATTCAGAACACTTCCAGACATTATTAGACGCTGGGTTACCTAGAAAAGTTGCTGTCAAACTAGATGAAATTTACATAGCAG GTCTGGTTTCTCACAGTGATCTTGATGATCGGGCAATTGAAGCTCTAAAGGAATTTAACGAAGAAGGTGCTCTGCAAGTCCTCCTCCAATTTAAAGACAGTGACCTCTCACATGTTCAG AACAAAAGTGCCTTTCTTTGTGGAGTTATGAAGACATACAGGCAAAGGGAGAAGCAGGGGACCAAAGTGTCAGATTCTAATAAAGGACCAGATGAGGCAAAAATCAAA GCTTTGCTTGAGAGGACTGGTTACACACTTGATGTGACAACAGGTCAGAGGAAATATGGTGGCCCTCCTCCTGAGTCAACCCACTCAGGTGCACAACCCACAGTTGGGACAGAG ATTTTTGTAGGAAAAATTCCAAGAGATCTCTTTGAGGATGAGCTGGTCCCCCTGTTTGAAAAAGCTGGACCCATATGGGACCTGCGTCTGATGATGGATCCCCTAAGTGGCCTGAACAGAGGCTATGCCTTTGTCACTTTTTGCACTAAAGAGGCTGCTCAGGAGGCTGTTAAACTG TGTAACAACAGCGAGATACGCCCTGGCAAACACATTGGTGTTTGTATCTCTGTGGCCAATAATAGACTGTTTGTTGGATCCATCCCCAAGAGCAAAACCAAGGAGCAGATAGTGGAGGAATTCGCTAAAGTTACAG aggGGCTGAACGATGTAATTTTATACCATCAGCCtgatgacaagaaaaaaaatagaggcttcTGCTTTTTGGAGTATGAGGATCACAAAACAGCAGCACAAGCACGGCGCAGGTTGATGAGTGGCAAGGTGAAGGTATGGGGAAATGTGGTGACTGTGGAATGGGCCGATCCCATTGAGGACCCTGACCCAGAGGTTATGGCAAAG GTTAAAGTACTGTTTGTAAGAAACCTCGCAAGCACTGTATCAGAAGAGCTCTTAGAAAAGACATTCAGCCAGTTTGGCAAGCTCGAGAGGGTGAAGAAGCTTAAGGATTATGCCTTTATTCACTTTGAGGACAGAGATGGTGCTGATAAG GCTTTATCTGAAATGAATGGGAAAGATTTGGAAGGTGAACAAATTGAAATTGTCTTTGCAAAACCACCCGATCAGAAGAGGAAAGAGCGGAAGGCTCAGAGACAAGCAGCTAAAACTCAAAT gcatttctgggCCTCCTCCAGgtatgatgattattattattatggccCACCACATATGCCACCTCCCACAAGAGGAAGAGGACGAGGAGGCAGGGGAGGCTTCTCTTATCCCCACGACTACTATGGCTATGATGACTATTATGAATACTATGGCTATGACTATCACAATTATCGAGGTGGCTATGAAGATCCGTACTATGGCTACGAAGACTATCAGGTTCAAGGTAGAGGACGAGGGGGTCGTGGAGCCCGTGGATCCACTCTGTCGCGGGGTCGAGGTGCAACTGCAAATCGAGGAAGAGGAGGTTTCTCCCAGCGTGGAGGCCCAGGATCCAGCAGAGGGGCACGTGGCTCCAGAGGAGGAGCTCAACAAAGAGGCCGCGTG caGGGAAAGGGGGTCGAGGCTGGTCCTGACCAGTGA
- the syncripl gene encoding synaptotagmin binding, cytoplasmic RNA interacting protein, like isoform X5 — MATEHINGNGTEEPMETSAAVTHSEHFQTLLDAGLPRKVAVKLDEIYIAGLVSHSDLDDRAIEALKEFNEEGALQVLLQFKDSDLSHVQNKSAFLCGVMKTYRQREKQGTKVSDSNKGPDEAKIKALLERTGYTLDVTTGQRKYGGPPPESTHSGAQPTVGTEIFVGKIPRDLFEDELVPLFEKAGPIWDLRLMMDPLSGLNRGYAFVTFCTKEAAQEAVKLCNNSEIRPGKHIGVCISVANNRLFVGSIPKSKTKEQIVEEFAKVTEGLNDVILYHQPDDKKKNRGFCFLEYEDHKTAAQARRRLMSGKVKVWGNVVTVEWADPIEDPDPEVMAKVKVLFVRNLASTVSEELLEKTFSQFGKLERVKKLKDYAFIHFEDRDGADKALSEMNGKDLEGEQIEIVFAKPPDQKRKERKAQRQAAKTQMHFWASSRYDDYYYYGPPHMPPPTRGRGRGGRGGFSYPHDYYGYDDYYEYYGYDYHNYRGGYEDPYYGYEDYQVQGRGRGGRGARGSTLSRGRGATANRGRGGFSQRGGPGSSRGARGSRGGAQQRGRVGKGVEAGPDQ, encoded by the exons ATGGCCACAGAGCATATAAATGGAAACGGTACTGAAGAACCAATGGAGACTTCGGCTGCAGTTACCCATTCAGAACACTTCCAGACATTATTAGACGCTGGGTTACCTAGAAAAGTTGCTGTCAAACTAGATGAAATTTACATAGCAG GTCTGGTTTCTCACAGTGATCTTGATGATCGGGCAATTGAAGCTCTAAAGGAATTTAACGAAGAAGGTGCTCTGCAAGTCCTCCTCCAATTTAAAGACAGTGACCTCTCACATGTTCAG AACAAAAGTGCCTTTCTTTGTGGAGTTATGAAGACATACAGGCAAAGGGAGAAGCAGGGGACCAAAGTGTCAGATTCTAATAAAGGACCAGATGAGGCAAAAATCAAA GCTTTGCTTGAGAGGACTGGTTACACACTTGATGTGACAACAGGTCAGAGGAAATATGGTGGCCCTCCTCCTGAGTCAACCCACTCAGGTGCACAACCCACAGTTGGGACAGAG ATTTTTGTAGGAAAAATTCCAAGAGATCTCTTTGAGGATGAGCTGGTCCCCCTGTTTGAAAAAGCTGGACCCATATGGGACCTGCGTCTGATGATGGATCCCCTAAGTGGCCTGAACAGAGGCTATGCCTTTGTCACTTTTTGCACTAAAGAGGCTGCTCAGGAGGCTGTTAAACTG TGTAACAACAGCGAGATACGCCCTGGCAAACACATTGGTGTTTGTATCTCTGTGGCCAATAATAGACTGTTTGTTGGATCCATCCCCAAGAGCAAAACCAAGGAGCAGATAGTGGAGGAATTCGCTAAAGTTACAG aggGGCTGAACGATGTAATTTTATACCATCAGCCtgatgacaagaaaaaaaatagaggcttcTGCTTTTTGGAGTATGAGGATCACAAAACAGCAGCACAAGCACGGCGCAGGTTGATGAGTGGCAAGGTGAAGGTATGGGGAAATGTGGTGACTGTGGAATGGGCCGATCCCATTGAGGACCCTGACCCAGAGGTTATGGCAAAG GTTAAAGTACTGTTTGTAAGAAACCTCGCAAGCACTGTATCAGAAGAGCTCTTAGAAAAGACATTCAGCCAGTTTGGCAAGCTCGAGAGGGTGAAGAAGCTTAAGGATTATGCCTTTATTCACTTTGAGGACAGAGATGGTGCTGATAAG GCTTTATCTGAAATGAATGGGAAAGATTTGGAAGGTGAACAAATTGAAATTGTCTTTGCAAAACCACCCGATCAGAAGAGGAAAGAGCGGAAGGCTCAGAGACAAGCAGCTAAAACTCAAAT gcatttctgggCCTCCTCCAGgtatgatgattattattattatggccCACCACATATGCCACCTCCCACAAGAGGAAGAGGACGAGGAGGCAGGGGAGGCTTCTCTTATCCCCACGACTACTATGGCTATGATGACTATTATGAATACTATGGCTATGACTATCACAATTATCGAGGTGGCTATGAAGATCCGTACTATGGCTACGAAGACTATCAGGTTCAAGGTAGAGGACGAGGGGGTCGTGGAGCCCGTGGATCCACTCTGTCGCGGGGTCGAGGTGCAACTGCAAATCGAGGAAGAGGAGGTTTCTCCCAGCGTGGAGGCCCAGGATCCAGCAGAGGGGCACGTGGCTCCAGAGGAGGAGCTCAACAAAGAGGCCGCGTG GGAAAGGGGGTCGAGGCTGGTCCTGACCAGTGA